In one window of Zingiber officinale cultivar Zhangliang chromosome 11A, Zo_v1.1, whole genome shotgun sequence DNA:
- the LOC122032456 gene encoding growth hormone-regulated TBC protein 1-like yields the protein MFGTLAQREEPNGVVPRRRAYWITWAISNPRPSDITTSLPKKKATFSVKFEDMYGFTVEGNIDDVNVLNEVRERVRDQSRVWMDLEASKGADWYLQTNDGRMSVVSLKLSKLTNTITLKNLVRKGIPPTLRPKVWLAVSGAEKKRSTVPESYYDDLTKATEGKVTPATKQIDHDLPRTFPSHPWLDSPEGQASLRRVLVGYSFRDSDVGYCQGLNYVAALLLLVMKTEEDAFWMLAVLLENVLVSDCYTDNLSGCHVEQRVFKDLLAKKCPRIAAHLEAMKFDVSLVATEWFLCLFAKSLPSETTLRVWDVLFNEGAKVLFHVALAIFKMEEEELLRARQIGEVIDMLQTATHHQYNPDELLMVAFEKIGSMTTNTITKERKKQEPAVMAVLDERLKRLNTLRDG from the exons ATGTTCGGAACCCTAGCGCAAAGAGAAGAACCCAATGGGGTTGTCCCGCGAAGAAGAGCTTATTGGATAACCTGGGCCATTTCTAATCCGAGGCCGAGTGACATCACCACCTCACTCCCCAAGAAGAAAGCAACTTTCTCTGTCAAATTTGAAGACATGTACGGGTTCACAGTCGAGGGGAACATCGACGATGTCAATGTCCTCAATGAGGTGAGGGAGAGGGTAAGGGATCAGAGCCGGGTTTGGATGGATCTTGAGGCAAGCAAAGGTGCAGACTGGTACCTGCAAACAAATGATGGGCGGATGAGTGTCGTCTCGCTGAAGTTGTCAAAGCTTACCAACACAATCACATTGAAGAATCTTGTCAGGAAGGGGATTCCACCAACGCTGAGGCCAAAAGTGTGGCTTGCAGTCTCTGGGGCTGAGAAGAAGAGATCCACAGTGCCCGAGAGTTACTACGATGATCTCACCAAGGCTACAGAAGGAAAAGTCACACCTGCTACGAAGCAAATTGATCAT GATCTTCCACGAACTTTCCCCTCTCATCCATGGTTGGACAGCCCTGAAGGTCAGGCATCTCTTAGGCGAGTCCTTGTCGGGTATTCATTTCGGGATTCCGATGTTGGTTATTGCCAG GGACTAAATTATGTAGCTGCCCTACTTCTGCTAGTAATGAAAACTGAGGAAGATGCTTTTTGGATGCTTGCTGTCCTATTGGAAAATGTGTTAGTTAGTGACTGTTATACCGATAACCTTTCTGGATGTCATGTTGAGCAGAGAGTGTTTAAAGATCTTCTTGCAAAAAAGTGCCCGAG GATTGCTGCTCATTTGGAAGCTATGAAATTTGATGTCTCTCTTGTAGCCACAGAATGGTTCCTATGCCTCTTTGCTAAAAGCTTACCTTCTGAG ACAACTCTGAGGGTCTGGGATGTCCTTTTTAATGAGGGAGCGAAGGTTCTTTTTCATGTTGCTCTCGCCATTTTTAAG ATGGAGGAGGAAGAACTATTACGTGCTCGTCAAATCGGGGAAGTAATAGATATGCTACAAACAGCCACACATCATCAATACAATCCTGATGAATTGTTGATG GTAGCTTTTGAAAAGATTGGTTCTATGACTACCAACACAATcacaaaggaaaggaaaaaacaaGAACCAGCAGTCATGGCTGTTCTCGACGAGAGACTGAAACGACTCAATACTTTGCGAGATGGTTGA
- the LOC122032398 gene encoding uncharacterized protein LOC122032398: MNNSMVGGGLLPASVAGIFDLDPAVNHHPHLHPGLGSGSQMTSLFAPSSAGAATSDDEDHFHASDENGHDPRYPPDSGTGGGKKVSPWHRMKWTDEVVRLLISVVAYVGDHDDGAADAFEGSAAARKKHGASVQKKGKWKTVSKLMLEKGCYVSPQQCEDKFNDLNKRYKRLNEILGRGTSCQVVENPHLLDSMPHISPKAKDDVRKILSSKHLFYQEMCAYHNGQRIPNCHDVDLQASQVAKVPPTRDSRAHLDVEDEDEEDKDEDSDERSEEIGNWGLERFMLEIDAVLHDTTRSPWELREWFKKHALMLEEERIEIEAEALELEKKHFKWQRFRSKKDRELERLRLENERLKLENEHMILQVRRKELELGTGNFAKPLSSSHPIVNPVN, encoded by the coding sequence ATGAACAATTCGATGGTGGGCGGAGGCTTGCTCCCTGCCTCGGTCGCTGGGATCTTTGATCTCGACCCCGCCGTCAATCACCACCCCCACCTCCATCCCGGGCTCGGCTCCGGCAGCCAGATGACCTCCCTCTTTGCGCCTTCCTCGGCCGGCGCGGCCACCAGCGACGACGAGGACCATTTCCACGCCAGCGACGAGAACGGCCACGATCCTCGCTATCCGCCTGATTCCGGAACTGGCGGAGGCAAAAAGGTCTCGCCTTGGCACCGTATGAAGTGGACTGACGAGGTCGTGCGGCTGCTCATCTCGGTGGTGGCGTACGTCGGCGATCACGATGATGGCGCCGCGGACGCGTTCGAGGGGTCCGCTGCCGCCAGGAAGAAGCACGGCGCCTCCGTCCAGAAAAAGGGCAAGTGGAAGACGGTTTCGAAGTTGATGCTGGAGAAGGGCTGCTACGTCTCCCCTCAACAGTGCGAGGACAAGTTCAATGACCTCAACAAGAGATACAAGCGGCTGAACGAGATCCTCGGCAGGGGAACTTCCTGTCAGGTCGTCGAGAACCCACACCTTCTGGATTCGATGCCTCACATATCTCCCAAAGCCAAGGACGATGTGAGGAAGATCTTAAGCTCGAAGCACCTCTTCTACCAGGAGATGTGCGCATATCACAACGGCCAGAGGATACCCAATTGCCATGATGTTGATTTGCAAGCTAGCCAAGTAGCCAAGGTTCCTCCTACAAGGGATAGTAGAGCTCACCTTGACGTCGAGGATGAAGATGAGGAGGACAAGGATGAAGACAGTGATGAAAGAAGTGAGGAAATTGGCAACTGGGGGTTGGAGAGGTTCATGCTTGAAATCGATGCCGTGCTTCATGACACAACTAGATCACCATGGGAGTTGAGGGAGTGGTTCAAGAAACATGCTTTGATGCTCGAGGAGGAGAGGATAGAGATCGAGGCCGAAGCACTGGAACTGGAGAAGAAACATTTCAAGTGGCAGAGATTTCGTAGCAAGAAGGACAGGGAGCTCGAAAGGCTGAGGCTGGAGAATGAGAGATTGAAATTGGAGAATGAGCATATGATATTGCAGGTGAGGAGGAAGGAgttggagcttggcacggggaactTCGCCAAGCCATTGAGCTCTTCTCATCCTATTGTGAATCCAGTGAACTAG